In the genome of Acidobacteriota bacterium, the window TCGGACGCGGCACACATCGGCGAGCAATTATTTCAACCAGCCGTCTGCTCGAAGGGGCAAACCGACGACGCGCAATAAAAACAACATAACCAAGACTGAAAACGGATCCATTTTCTGATTTGGTTTTGCTCAGCTTGTTGGTCGCCGCTGCTGGAATTTTTCTTCGCAATCAATGCAGCGGGTAGTGTGAGGCAAGGCTTCCAGACGTTTGGCGGCGATGCGTTTGCCGCAATCTTCGCATTCGCCATAAACTCCTTCATCCATTCGCGCCAGAGTTTTCTCGATCTGCCTCAGTTCAGTGCGGATTTGACCATCCAGCGCATCCAACACCTGATCGTTTTCCAGTTCGATGGCTTGCTCTTCAAAATCGGCATTGAGCGGTTGATTAACGTGCCGCCGGTCGAGCGAAATCTTTTCAAGTCGGTTCAAAATTTCGCCATGCCGGGCAGTGAGCTGTTTGCGAATTGTTGCAAATTTCTTCATCACGGACTCCTTTTGAAGATGTAAGAATTCTTTGTGCTGAAGCTGCAATTGTCATTCCGGCTGTAAATTATTGATGTGAGACTGGTAGCAGTTGCTGCAATGAGGGAATTTTCTCATTCAATGTGGAACTTTTCCTCACCGGGAAGATAAGGAGGCCAGGCAGGGGGCTGGCGAATTTGGGGCGGGTTCGTGGGAAAACCCGCCGTTCAACTCACGCTTCGCTGCATCCCTGAAAGGTCGAAGCGTGAGCGCAAGCGCGGGGCACCGATGCTTGAACCTACCTTCCGCGCAAGATCGTCAA includes:
- a CDS encoding TraR/DksA family transcriptional regulator translates to MKKFATIRKQLTARHGEILNRLEKISLDRRHVNQPLNADFEEQAIELENDQVLDALDGQIRTELRQIEKTLARMDEGVYGECEDCGKRIAAKRLEALPHTTRCIDCEEKFQQRRPTS